A genome region from Musa acuminata AAA Group cultivar baxijiao chromosome BXJ3-5, Cavendish_Baxijiao_AAA, whole genome shotgun sequence includes the following:
- the LOC135638594 gene encoding uncharacterized protein LOC135638594: MLGRQLVIRKEAAVNLREVAARTTLREVRQKGHIYVELRHVGKRIIFFCTLCLTPCYSDTVLFDHLQGNLHARRLTAAKATLFGATPWPFNDGVLFFDSSNEPNLLLSGSDSQNDMALVLSNSSGNDHEVTSRNTLDSPSRNCCGRKNSINCSNSSGSSDAKLRLSSNGHKASLRSSCSVLDMVSTCSWAENSLIIPGVLLKGEVSNLALKHLGVGQIAYRIQDKEGHGKITSIWCAWLGQGESDFSDELNISANCDFAIVNFPYAYGLGRKGAVEYEETPTSPGSFFEIDDSGYHRKRKRKSFSDQEDYSDGSNGCSESLSGDGSSLDIVVADDPQQLEKRLVSSKVVRRQLRKQKRLAAERICDICGQPMLPGKDVATLLNCRTGNLACSSRNTNGAFHPFHASCLIHWILLCESEMADQRNKTKVTRGRKGRSTLKNRISSIFCLECQGTGVAIKGEELEKPTIPLSEMFLYKLKAIEANKAWMKNPEILEKCSTGLHFPSGCVEKSQEKVMPLKLLHFFRADQ, translated from the exons ATGTTGGGAAGACAATTGGTAATCAGGAAGGAAGCCGCAGTGAACCTGAGAGAAGTGGCGGCAAGAACTACTCTAAGGGAAGTACGGCAGAAGGGGCATATATATGTGGAGCTGAGACATGTTGGGAAGCGCATAATCTTCTTCTGCACCCTCTGCCTCACCCCATGTTACAGCGACACCGTGCTGTTTGATCATCTCCAAGGAAATCTCCATGCTCGACGCCTCACAGCTGCCAAAGCGACTCTTTTCGGTGCTACTCCATGGCCTTTCAATGATGGTGTTCTTTTCTTTGACAGTTCTAACGAGCCTAACCTGCTGTTATCAGGTTCAGATAGTCAAAATGATATGGCTTTGGTTCTTAGCAACAGCTCTGGGAACGATCATGAAGTAACTTCGAGGAATACATTGGATTCTCCCAGTAGGAATTGCTGTGGTAGAAAGAATAGTATTAATTGTTCTAATTCCAGTGGTTCTTCTGACGCTAAACTTAGATTATCTTCCAATGGGCATAAAGCATCTTTGAGATCTAGCTGTTCAGTCCTAGATATGGTTTCTACTTGCAGCTGGGCAGAAAATAGTTTGATTATTCCTGGGGTCTTACTGAAGGGGGAAGTTTCAAATTTGGCACTGAAACATTTAGGAGTTGGGCAGATTGCATACAGAATACAAGACAAGGAAGGTCATGGTAAGATCACGAGTATATGGTGTGCTTGGTTGGGACAAGGAGAATCTGACTTTAGTGATGAGTTGAACATATCCGCAAATTGTGATTTTGCCATAGTTAATTTTCCTTATGCATATGGCTTAGGTAGGAAGGGAGCTGTGGAATATGAAGAGACTCCAACATCACCTGGTTCTTTCTTTGAGATTGATGATTCTGGGTATcataggaagaggaagaggaaatcaTTCTCAGACCAAGAAGACTACTCAGATGGTTCAAATGGTTGTTCTGAGTCTCTTTCTGGAGATGGCTCAAGTCTGGATATCGTTGTGGCAGATGACCCACAGCAGCTTGAAAAGAGACTTGTATCTAGCAAGGTTGTTAGGCGACAGCTGAGAAAACAGAAACGTTTGGCTGCAGAGAGAATCTGTGATATATGTGGGCAGCCGATGCTCCCTGGAAAGGATGTGGCTACCCTACTAAATTGTCGTACCGGTAATTTAGCTTGCAGCAGTCGGAACACTAACGGG GCTTTTCATCCATTTCACGCATCGTGCCTCATACATTGGATCCTTCTATGTGAGTCAGAAATGGctgatcaaagaaacaaaacaaaagtaACTCGAGGTCGCAAGGGAAGATCAACGCTCAAGAATCGAATTTCTTCCATCTTTTGCCTGGAGTGCCAGGGCACTGGTGTGGCCATTAAAGGAGAAGAATTGGAGAAACCTACCATTCCACTCTCTGAG ATGTTTCTTTATAAGCTGAAAGCCATTGAGGCAAACAAGGCATGGATGAAAAATCCTGAAATTCTTGAGAAATGTTCCACTGGACTTCATTTCCCTTCTGGTTGTGTTGAAAAATCTCAG GAAAAAGTTATGCCTCTAAAGTTGCTGCATTTCTTCCGAGCTGATCAGTAG
- the LOC135637616 gene encoding uncharacterized protein LOC135637616 — protein MAATVIQSFAVPCRSRAAAPASAPRASGSFSSPLGRRALGLLPQFSGLRCASVPLKVKLAAVAARSRVVRRGAVVCEVQETAVQLPDVTKATWQSLVLDSSVPVLIDFWAPWCGPCRMIEPTVAKLAKVYEGKLKCYKLNTDENPDIATQYGIRSIPTMMIFKNGEKKDTVIGAVPESTLVTSIEKFV, from the exons ATGGCCGCCACCGTCATCCAGTCGTTCGCGGTACCCTGCCGTAGCCGTGCCGCGGCGCCCGCGTCGGCGCCGAGAGCCTCGGGCTCCTTTTCATCGCCTCTCGGCCGCCGTGCGCTGGGGCTTCTTCCGCAGTTCAGCGGCCTGAGGTGTGCTTCAGTCCCCCTAAAGGTCAAGTTGGCCGCGGTGGCGGCGAGATCGAGGGTCGTCAGGAGGGGAGCCGTGGTCTGTGAGGTTCAGGAGACGGCGGTCCAGC TTCCAGATGTGACTAAAGCCACATGGCAGTCCCTTGTATTGGACTCCAGTGTTCCAGTTCTCATTGACTTTTGGGCTCCGTGGTGCGGGCCGTGTCGAATGATCGAACCAACTGTTGCCAAGTTGGCAAAGGTTTATGAAGGAAAACTGAAGTGCTATAAGCTGAACACTGATGAAAACCCAGATATAGCAACTCAATATGGGATTCGGAGCATCCCAACCATGATGATCTTCAAAAACGGCGAGAAGAAAGACACTGTGATTGGGGCTGTGCCCGAGAGTACTTTGGTCACATCCATTGAGAAGTTCGTCTAG
- the LOC103984499 gene encoding calcium uniporter protein 3, mitochondrial yields the protein MAALRKTLARRFASLLCPSTAPAPASRPSPPRRSSFLQKRPFFQPALPPDRSAMPFGGDRIAERMRCLCPDRIRLDGLLPPPPPPPKPIAVTEGESEAEEEKSVSLEEVRKVVRASQVAAARARLVATGESCVPYTDFVRICCEASNGEQGLEIARSLDKSGIVLVLGNVVFLRPEEVAKAIENMIPSSLSHHHYDQCREELRKMEETKAEIDQRAANQVRKELQCGLGFMLAGTAALMRVTFWELSWDVMEPICFYLTSVYFLARYAFFLRSYKEPSFKGYFASRFATKQKRLMESQNFDLSRFNELSQSFLRPLPPPLLPHLDFTSPSYCHCHVKSPSLIGSSQ from the exons ATGGCGGCCCTCCGCAAGACCCTCGCCCGGCGATTCGCCTCTCTCCTCTGCCCGTCCACCGCGCCCGCTCCGGCCAGCCGCCCCTCGCCACCCCGCCGATCCTCCTTCCTCCAGAAGCGGCCTTTCTTCCAGCCGGCACTGCCGCCGGACCGCTCCGCGATGCCCTTCGGGGGCGACCGGATCGCGGAGCGGATGCGCTGCCTGTGCCCGGACAGGATCCGCCTCGACGGGCtcctcccgccgccgccgccgccgccgaagcCAATCGCGGTGACGGAGGGGGAgtcggaggcggaggaggagaagagtgTGTCGTTGGAGGAGGTGAGGAAGGTGGTGAGAGCGTCACAGGTGGCTGCGGCGCGGGCGAGGTTGGTGGCGACGGGCGAGAGCTGTGTCCCGTACACGGACTTCGTCCGGATTTGCTGCGAGGCCTCGAATGGCGAGCAGGGATTGGAGATTGCGCGATCCCTCGACAAGTCGGGAATCGTACTAGTTCTTGGCAACGTCGTCTTTCTGAGGCCCGAAGAG GTTGCCAAAGCAATTGAGAATATGATCCCATCGTCATTGAGCCATCATCACTACGATCAATGTAGAGAAGAATTGAGGAAGATGGAAGAGACGAAAGCAGAGATCGATCAGAGAGCGGCAAATCAAGTCAGGAAGGAGCTGCAGTGTGGGCTGGGATTCATGTTGGCAGGCACAGCTGCTTTGATGAGGGTCACTTTCTGGGAGCTGTCGTGGGATGTGATGGAACCAATTTGCTTCTATCTCACCTCCGTCTACTTCTTGGCCCGCTACGCCTTCTTCCTCAGGAGCTACAAGGAACCCTCGTTCAAGGGCTACTTCGCAAGCCGCTTTGCCACCAAGCAGAAGCGCCTCATGGAATCTCAGAATTTTGACTTGAGTCGCTTCAATGAGCTCAGCCAATCTTTCCTGCGCCCTCTGCCGCCACCGCTGCTACCACACCTCGACTTCACATCCCCTTCCTATTGCCATTGCCATGTGAAGAGCCCATCACTGATTGGGTCATCACAGTGA
- the LOC135638828 gene encoding probable beta-D-xylosidase 6: MRKLHLHRQSILQFLLCLFTCFSPPIACDELPKAACEPPGYASFPFCNTSLPVHARARALVSLLTLPEKIQQLSNGAAAVPRLGLPAYQWWSESLHGVASNGPGVAFGGPVRAATGFPQVILSAAAFNRTLWRALARAIAVEARAMHNVGQAGLTFWAPNINIFRDPRWGRGQETPGEDPLVASEYAVQYVKGFQGEYDGGGSSSSMMLSACCKHYTAYDLEKWGNFTRYTFNAQVTEQDMEDTYQPPFRSCIQEGYASCLMCSYNQVNGVPACARGDLLERARKEWGFQGYVTSDCDAVAIIYEDQKYSASPEDSIADVLKAGMDINCGTYMLRFTESAVKMGKVQEEDIDRALLNLFSVQLRLGLFDGDRAKKRFGRLGPDSICTAEHRQLALEAARQGIVLLKNDRDFLPLRKLEVSSLAIIGPAADDASIYGGDYTGVPCDPITFLDGIRSYVPRTSSAPGCIDVPCQSKDGFEEAVTSAKFADVVIVVAGLNLTEETEDHDRVSLLLPGKQMDLVRAVAGASKAPVVLVLMGGGPIDVSFAAEDPLVASILWIGYPGEVGGQALAEALFGDANPGGRLPVTWYPESFTDVPMNDMNMRADPSRGYPGRTYRFYTGKAVYEFGDGLSYSSYSYKFLRAPQRIRLSGSSAESYIDREPPYGTKDGRDFLGVEEVSSCDALRFRVQVSVVNKGDVDGSHAVLLFWRPRAIGEGSPRKQLIGFERVHATAGGEAEAEIVVDPCKHLSVVNEKGRRLLPLGAQVLTLGDLEHQLLLEA; the protein is encoded by the exons ATGAGGAAGCTTCATCTGCATCGGCAATCGATCCTCCAATTCCTCCTCTGTCTCTTCACATGCTTCAGTCCACCAATCGCCTGTGACGAGCTCCCTAAGGCGGCATGCGAGCCCCCGGGCTACGCCTCCTTTCCCTTCTGCAACACCTCCCTCCCCGTCCACGCCCGCGCCCGCGCCCTCGTCTCCCTCCTCACCCTCCCGGAGAAGATCCAGCAGCTCTCCAACGGCGCCGCGGCCGTCCCCCGCCTCGGCCTCCCGGCCTACCAATGGTGGTCCGAGTCCCTCCACGGCGTCGCCTCCAACGGCCCCGGCGTTGCCTTCGGCGGCCCCGTCCGCGCCGCCACCGGCTTCCCCCAGGTCATCCTCTCCGCCGCCGCCTTCAACCGGACGCTATGGCGCGCCCTGGCTCGCGCCATCGCCGTCGAGGCCCGGGCCATGCACAACGTCGGTCAGGCCGGCCTCACCTTCTGGGCGCCCAACATCAACATCTTCCGGGACCCTCGTTGGGGCCGCGGGCAGGAGACTCCCGGCGAGGACCCCCTGGTGGCGTCCGAGTACGCCGTCCAGTACGTAAAGGGATTCCAGGGCGAGTACGACGGCGGCGGCAGCTCCAGCTCGATGATGCTCTCCGCCTGTTGCAAGCATTACACTGCTTATGATCTGGAGAAGTGGGGCAATTTTACTCGGTACACGTTCAATGCTCAG GTGACAGAGCAGGACATGGAGGACACATACCAGCCTCCATTCCGGAGCTGCATCCAAGAAGGCTATGCGAGTTGCCTCATGTGTTCCTACAATCAAGTCAATGGCGTGCCCGCTTGTGCTCGAGGCGATCTTTTAGAGAGAGCTCGAAAGGAATGGGGATTCCAGGG GTACGTGACCTCAGACTGTGATGCTGTTGCGATCATCTATGAAGACCAGAAGTACTCTGCTTCCCCTGAAGATTCCATAGCCGATGTTCTAAAAGCAG GAATGGATATCAATTGCGGAACGTATATGCTTCGGTTCACCGAGTCCGCAGTGAAGATGGGGAAGGTGCAGGAGGAAGACATCGATCGCGCGCTCCTCAATCTATTCTCGGTTCAGCTGAGGCTTGGCCTCTTCGATGGCGATCGAGCCAAGAAGCGGTTTGGGCGGCTAGGACCCGACAGTATTTGCACTGCGGAGCACCGGCAGCTTGCTCTTGAAGCTGCGAGGCAGGGCATCGTCCTCCTCAAGAACGACAGAGATTTTCTGCCCCTAAGGAAGCTTGAGGTGTCTTCCTTGGCCATAATAGGCCCTGCGGCCGACGATGCGAGCATCTACGGCGGCGATTACACAG GCGTTCCCTGCGACCCGATCACGTTCTTGGACGGCATCCGGTCTTATGTTCCGAGAACATCGTCCGCTCCCGGGTGCATCGACGTGCCCTGTCAATCCAAGGATGGATTCGAGGAAGCCGTGACCTCCGCCAAATTTGCAGACGTAGTCATTGTGGTTGCTGGACTCAACCTCACAGAAGAAACCGAAGACCACGATCGGGTCAGCCTCCTGCTGCCCGGCAAACAGATGGATCTCGTAAGGGCCGTCGCCGGCGCCAGTAAAGCTCCGGTCGTGCTCGTCCTCATGGGCGGTGGCCCCATAGACGTTTCCTTCGCAGCAGAAGACCCATTGGTCGCTAGCATTCTCTGGATCGGATACCCAGGTGAAGTGGGAGGGCAAGCGCTCGCAGAGGCTCTCTTCGGCGACGCCAACCCAG GTGGGCGGTTGCCGGTGACATGGTACCCAGAATCCTTCACCGACGTCCCCATGAACGACATGAACATGAGAGCTGATCCCTCGCGAGGCTATCCTGGGCGAACCTATCGATTCTACACAGGCAAAGCGGTCTATGAATTCGGCGACGGGTTGAGTTACTCGAGCTACTCCTACAAGTTCTTGCGGGCGCCTCAAAGGATTAGGCTGTCAGGATCATCTGCCGAGAGTTACATCGACAGGGAGCCTCCATACGGGACGAAGGATGGACGCGATTTCCTGGGAGTCGAGGAGGTCTCGTCTTGTGATGCACTGAGATTTCGTGTGCAGGTGTCTGTCGTCAACAAGGGCGATGTGGACGGCAGCCATGCTGTGTTGCTGTTCTGGAGACCGAGGGCGATCGGCGAAGGCTCGCCGCGGAAACAGTTGATTGGATTCGAGCGCGTGCATGCAACAGCTGGTGGGGAAGCGGAAGCTGAGATCGTGGTTGACCCATGCAAGCATCTGAGCGTAGTGAATGAGAAGGGGAGGCGGCTGCTGCCTCTGGGAGCTCAGGTTCTGACGCTGGGGGATTTGGAGCACCAGTTGCTTCTTGAGGCCTAA
- the LOC135637824 gene encoding probable galacturonosyltransferase-like 3 has translation MPPPMPLSPYLAAVSLLLAAAFSSGWTLYAAAELPRFREAPAFRNGPGCASAPTIHIAMTLDATYLRGSLAGVLSILRHSSCPESISFNFLATRPRRFRPAVSASFPSLSFDVYRFDPALVRGRISSSVRRALDQPLNYARIYLADILPRSVHRVIYFDSDLVVVDDVARLWATDLSPDHVLAAPEYCHANFTSYFTDRFWSDPVYPDALNDRRRSPCYFNTGVMVMDLDRWRAGGYTRKLEAWMEVQKREARIYELGSLPPFLLVFAGEVKGVEHRWNQHGLGGDNVEGLCRDLHPGPVSLLHWSGKGKPWLRLDAGRPCQLDALWAPYDLLRRDGRDDLFADI, from the coding sequence atGCCGCCACCAATGCCTCTCTCCCCCTACCTAGCGGCGGTGTCGCTCCTTCTCGCTGCCGCATTCTCCTCCGGGTGGACATTGTATGCCGCGGCGGAGCTTCCTCGCTTCCGCGAGGCCCCGGCATTCCGCAACGGGCCCGGCTGCGCCTCCGCCCCGACCATCCACATCGCTATGACCCTCGATGCCACCTACCTCCGCGGCTCCCTCGCCGGTGTGCTCTCCATCCTCCGCCATTCCTCCTGCCCGGAATCCATCTCCTTCAACTTCCTCGCCACCCGCCCCCGCCGCTTCCGCCCCGCCGTGTCCGCCTCCTTCCCTTCCCTCAGCTTCGACGTGTACCGTTTCGACCCCGCCCTCGTCCGCGGCCGCATCTCCTCCTCCGTCCGCCGCGCCCTCGACCAACCCCTCAACTACGCTCGCATCTACCTCGCCGACATTCTCCCCCGTTCCGTCCACCGCGTCATCTACTTCGACTCCGACCTCGTCGTCGTCGACGACGTCGCCCGCCTCTGGGCCACCGACCTCTCCCCGGACCATGTCCTCGCCGCCCCCGAGTACTGCCACGCCAACTTCACCTCCTACTTCACAGACCGCTTCTGGTCTGACCCGGTCTACCCCGACGCCCTCAACGACCGCCGCCGCTCGCCCTGCTACTTCAACACCGGGGTCATGGTCATGGACCTCGACCGATGGCGCGCCGGCGGGTACACCCGGAAGTTGGAGGCCTGGATGGAGGTGCAGAAGCGGGAGGCACGGATCTACGAGCTTGGCTCGCTGCCGCCGTTCCTGCTGGTGTTCGCCGGCGAGGTCAAGGGGGTGGAGCACCGGTGGAACCAGCACGGTCTTGGGGGAGACAACGTCGAGGGTCTGTGCCGGGACCTCCACCCGGGCCCGGTGAGCCTGCTCCACTGGAGTGGCAAGGGGAAGCCGTGGCTCCGTCTCGACGCCGGCCGCCCGTGCCAGCTGGACGCGCTCTGGGCCCCCTACGACCTCCTCCGCCGCGACGGCCGAGACGACCTCTTCGCCGACATCTAA